The Coffea eugenioides isolate CCC68of chromosome 8, Ceug_1.0, whole genome shotgun sequence genome has a segment encoding these proteins:
- the LOC113781147 gene encoding protein IQ-DOMAIN 1-like isoform X2, with translation MGSGDWLKNIISKKKVKDKRSKKLKARKKFRYSKGVLRLQALLQGHSVKKQASSTLSYLHSWSKMQAHIRARRICMVTEGRLRQKKLENQLKLEAKLHDLEVEWNGGSETMEEVMARIHQREEAAGKRERAMAYAFSHQWRANTNPNFGWGSTELGKTNWGWSWMDRWIAARPWECRVAVQSSPKKSNGKKTGKTGKNINTPTTKTPVTVKTISPNGKGAVKARRLSFEAADKIVTPKGTSKAEEAGITS, from the exons GCAAGGAAAAAGTTCCGTTATTCGAAAGGCGTACTAAGGTTGCAGGCTTTGTTACAAGGTCACTCTGTCAAAAAGCAAGCATCATCTACGTTAAGCTACCTACATTCCTGGAGCAAAATGCAGGCACATATTAGAGCTCGCCGAATTTGTATGGTGACTGAAGGTCGCCTCAGGCAGAAGAAGTTGGAGAATCAATTAAAGCTTGAGGCAAAGCTTCATGACCTAGAG GTGGAGTGGAATGGTGGCTCTGAAACAATGGAAGAAGTCATGGCAAGGATACATCAGAGAGAAGAAGCTGCAGGCAAGCGAGAGCGAGCTATGGCATACGCTTTCTCTCATCAG TGGAGGGCCAACACTAACCCAAATTTTGGATGGGGGAGCACTGAGCTTGGCAAAACCAACTGGGGCTGGAGCTGGATGGATCGCTGGATAGCTGCTAGGCCATGGGAATGCCGTGTTGCAGTTCAGTCAAGTCCAAAGAAATCAAATGGTAAGAAAACCGGCAAGACAGGGAAAAACATCAACACACCAACTACAAAAACGCCTGTTACAGTTAAAACAATTTCGCCTAACGGGAAGGGTGCTGTAAAAGCCCGAAGGTTGTCTTTCGAAGCGGCTGACAAGATAGTTACTCCAAAAGGGACCAGCAAAGCTGAAGAGGCAGGCATTACATCTTAG
- the LOC113781147 gene encoding protein IQ-DOMAIN 1-like isoform X1 encodes MGSGDWLKNIISKKKVKDKRSKKLKEPASKKSKEQEGEYQAIKETSRLANDISIKNERVPCIPTEDVAAIRIQTAFRGFMARKKFRYSKGVLRLQALLQGHSVKKQASSTLSYLHSWSKMQAHIRARRICMVTEGRLRQKKLENQLKLEAKLHDLEVEWNGGSETMEEVMARIHQREEAAGKRERAMAYAFSHQWRANTNPNFGWGSTELGKTNWGWSWMDRWIAARPWECRVAVQSSPKKSNGKKTGKTGKNINTPTTKTPVTVKTISPNGKGAVKARRLSFEAADKIVTPKGTSKAEEAGITS; translated from the exons GAACCGGCATCTAAAAAGTCAAAAGAGCAAGAAGGGGAATACCAAGCCATTAAAGAAACTTCTAGATTAGCAAATGATATTTCCATTAAGAATGAAAGGGTTCCTTGTATACCCACTGAGGATGTAGCAGCAATCAGGATTCAGACAGCATTCCGTGGATTCATG GCAAGGAAAAAGTTCCGTTATTCGAAAGGCGTACTAAGGTTGCAGGCTTTGTTACAAGGTCACTCTGTCAAAAAGCAAGCATCATCTACGTTAAGCTACCTACATTCCTGGAGCAAAATGCAGGCACATATTAGAGCTCGCCGAATTTGTATGGTGACTGAAGGTCGCCTCAGGCAGAAGAAGTTGGAGAATCAATTAAAGCTTGAGGCAAAGCTTCATGACCTAGAG GTGGAGTGGAATGGTGGCTCTGAAACAATGGAAGAAGTCATGGCAAGGATACATCAGAGAGAAGAAGCTGCAGGCAAGCGAGAGCGAGCTATGGCATACGCTTTCTCTCATCAG TGGAGGGCCAACACTAACCCAAATTTTGGATGGGGGAGCACTGAGCTTGGCAAAACCAACTGGGGCTGGAGCTGGATGGATCGCTGGATAGCTGCTAGGCCATGGGAATGCCGTGTTGCAGTTCAGTCAAGTCCAAAGAAATCAAATGGTAAGAAAACCGGCAAGACAGGGAAAAACATCAACACACCAACTACAAAAACGCCTGTTACAGTTAAAACAATTTCGCCTAACGGGAAGGGTGCTGTAAAAGCCCGAAGGTTGTCTTTCGAAGCGGCTGACAAGATAGTTACTCCAAAAGGGACCAGCAAAGCTGAAGAGGCAGGCATTACATCTTAG